A window from Trinickia violacea encodes these proteins:
- a CDS encoding Ohr family peroxiredoxin — protein sequence MDDKTLLPPPFSLLDRYRGRDFHPLYTTTVTVSGGETGHGRASGVARSDDDNLVVELRLPTAFGGPGKGTNPEQLFAAAFAACFHGALNLLAKHAALEIDETVVEVRVSFGRDPMDGGYALVIDVRARMPGVERSLAEALVRHAERLCPYAKMARQGTVNIVTVID from the coding sequence ATGGACGACAAGACGTTACTGCCCCCTCCGTTTTCCCTCCTCGACCGATATCGGGGCCGGGATTTTCATCCGCTGTACACCACGACTGTCACCGTTTCCGGCGGCGAGACGGGACACGGCCGCGCTTCCGGCGTGGCCCGTTCGGATGACGACAATCTTGTCGTGGAGCTGCGGCTGCCCACGGCGTTCGGAGGACCCGGCAAAGGGACCAACCCCGAGCAGTTGTTCGCCGCCGCATTTGCCGCGTGCTTTCACGGGGCGCTGAATCTGCTGGCAAAGCATGCCGCTCTGGAGATCGACGAGACGGTTGTCGAAGTGCGAGTTTCGTTTGGCCGCGATCCGATGGACGGAGGCTACGCATTGGTCATCGATGTTCGGGCCCGAATGCCGGGCGTCGAACGAAGCCTCGCGGAAGCGCTGGTTCGACATGCCGAACGCCTGTGCCCCTACGCAAAAATGGCGAGACAGGGGACCGTCAATATCGTGACGGTGATTGACTGA